The following coding sequences are from one Pelagovum sp. HNIBRBA483 window:
- a CDS encoding replicative DNA helicase: MNEITSFKTDSSSENTEADRVPHSIEAEQQLLGAILTNNDVYDRIASVIKPEHFYEPVHARIYETAANRIAKNALASPVTLKAFFEEDEGLQELGGPAYLVRLAGSAISAFAARDYAQMIYDLAVRRELMRLGQDISSKARKVDVSSEPREQIVEAEQALYKLAEQGTSESGFQSFLKAVTDAVEVAAAAYKRDGGLAGVSTGLVDLDKKLGGLHRSDLLILAGRPSMGKTSLATNVAYNIAKAYRKGADGSAANGGVVGFYSLEMSAEQLAARILSEAAEIPSENIRRGDMTEAEFRRFVDAAKELESCPLFIDDTPALPISQLAARARRLKRTHGLDALFVDYLQLVRPATAKDSRVNEVSEITQGLKAIAKELDIPVVALSQLSRQVESRDDKRPQLSDLRESGSIEQDADVVMFVFREEYYKEREKPGEHEMEKMAQWQEEMERLHGKAEVIIGKQRHGPIGTVDLSFEGQFTRFGNLVKPWQQNGGDSDGF; encoded by the coding sequence ATGAACGAAATTACGTCTTTCAAAACGGATTCATCTTCAGAAAACACCGAAGCCGATCGCGTCCCCCACTCGATCGAAGCCGAGCAGCAATTGCTCGGCGCGATTCTGACCAATAACGATGTCTATGACCGCATCGCATCGGTCATCAAGCCCGAGCATTTTTACGAGCCCGTTCACGCGCGCATCTACGAAACGGCCGCAAACCGCATCGCCAAGAACGCACTCGCCAGCCCTGTCACGCTGAAAGCGTTTTTCGAGGAAGACGAAGGCCTGCAAGAGCTTGGCGGCCCTGCCTATCTCGTCCGCCTCGCAGGCTCCGCGATCTCTGCTTTCGCAGCCCGCGATTACGCGCAGATGATTTATGATCTCGCCGTCCGGCGCGAACTGATGCGCTTGGGGCAGGATATCTCCAGCAAGGCCCGCAAGGTCGATGTCAGCTCCGAGCCTCGCGAACAAATCGTCGAAGCCGAACAAGCCCTTTACAAGCTCGCAGAACAAGGCACCTCGGAAAGCGGATTTCAGAGCTTTCTCAAGGCCGTAACCGATGCGGTTGAAGTCGCCGCCGCCGCTTACAAGCGCGATGGCGGCTTGGCAGGCGTATCTACCGGCCTTGTCGATCTCGACAAAAAGCTCGGCGGCCTGCACCGGTCCGACTTGCTGATCCTCGCTGGTCGCCCCTCAATGGGTAAAACCTCGCTCGCCACTAACGTCGCCTACAATATCGCCAAAGCCTACCGCAAAGGGGCGGACGGCAGCGCCGCAAACGGCGGCGTCGTGGGCTTCTACAGCCTCGAAATGAGCGCCGAGCAGCTTGCCGCGCGTATTCTCTCCGAGGCGGCGGAAATCCCGTCCGAAAACATTCGCCGGGGCGACATGACTGAGGCCGAGTTCCGCCGCTTCGTCGACGCCGCGAAAGAGCTGGAAAGCTGCCCGCTCTTCATCGATGACACGCCCGCGTTGCCGATCAGCCAGCTCGCCGCCCGCGCCCGCCGCCTCAAACGGACCCACGGGCTTGATGCGCTATTCGTGGACTATTTGCAGCTTGTCCGTCCGGCCACCGCGAAAGACAGCCGCGTCAACGAGGTGTCCGAAATCACCCAAGGCCTCAAAGCCATCGCCAAGGAACTCGATATTCCCGTTGTCGCCCTCTCGCAGCTCTCCCGTCAGGTCGAATCGCGCGACGACAAACGCCCCCAACTCTCCGACCTCCGTGAATCCGGCTCCATCGAGCAGGACGCAGACGTGGTGATGTTTGTGTTCCGGGAGGAATACTACAAAGAACGCGAAAAACCGGGCGAACACGAGATGGAAAAGATGGCCCAGTGGCAGGAGGAGATGGAACGCCTGCACGGAAAAGCCGAAGTGATCATCGGCAAGCAGCGTCACGGCCCCATCGGCACCGTCGATCTCTCCTTCGAGGGCCAGTTCACCCGCTTCGGCAACCTCGTCAAACCGTGGCAGCAGAACGGCGGCGACTCGGATGGCTTCTAG
- a CDS encoding ATP-dependent helicase produces MSSDTENAFDAAVPLSQRAMMGARGAPRYLDDLNPAQREAVEALDGPVLMLAGAGTGKTKALTTRIAHLLNTGRARPNEILAVTFTNKAAREMKERVGRHLGEAVEGMPWMGTFHSISVKLLRRHAELVDLKSNFTILDTDDQIRLMKQLIVASNIDEKRWPARMLAGIIDGWKNRALTPDKIPVADANAFDRRGAELYAQYQTRLRELNAVDFGDLLLHVVTIFQAHADILKRYQEWFRYILVDEYQDTNVAQYLWLRLLAGGHKNICCVGDDDQSIYGWRGAEVGNILKFEKDFPGAKIIRLEQNYRSTPHILGAAGGVIAANKGRLGKELWTEAEDGEKVRLIGHWDGEEEARWIGEEIEAMQRGTRGMAPASLNAMAILVRASHQMRAFEDRFLTIGLPYKVIGGPRFYERMEIRDAMAYFRLAVSQDDDLAFERIVNTPKRGLGDKAVQTIQRAARTNGVSLVEGARLAAQGELIKGKGGAALGQLVADLDRWHGQLRAEADTHVELAEMILDESGYTTMWQNDKTPEAPGRLENLKELVKALENFDNLQGFLEHVALIMDNESDDADEKVSIMTLHAAKGLEFPIVFLPGWEDGLFPSQRSMDESGLKGLEEERRLAYVGITRAEELCTISFAANRRVYGQWQSQLPSRFIDELPEAHVDVLTPPGLYGGGYGAAGMSAAASPAAEYGRSTLQDRVGRADVYNSPGWRRLQDRSQQRPMRQPTEQRGMTIDLEAVSAFSEGDRVFHQKFGYGDVMGIEGDKLAISFDKAGEKNVVARFVVPAAEADDVPF; encoded by the coding sequence ATGAGCAGTGATACTGAAAACGCCTTTGATGCGGCCGTTCCGCTGAGCCAGCGGGCAATGATGGGTGCGCGCGGTGCGCCGCGTTATCTGGATGATCTGAACCCTGCGCAGCGGGAGGCTGTTGAGGCGCTGGACGGGCCTGTGCTGATGCTGGCGGGGGCTGGCACCGGTAAAACCAAGGCACTGACGACGCGGATCGCGCACTTGCTGAACACAGGGCGCGCGCGGCCTAATGAAATTCTGGCCGTGACTTTTACCAACAAGGCCGCGCGGGAGATGAAAGAGCGCGTGGGGCGGCATTTGGGCGAGGCCGTGGAAGGCATGCCCTGGATGGGCACGTTCCACTCGATCTCGGTCAAGCTGTTGCGGCGGCATGCGGAATTGGTGGATCTGAAGAGCAATTTCACCATCCTCGATACCGATGATCAGATCCGGTTGATGAAGCAGCTGATCGTCGCGAGCAATATCGACGAAAAGCGCTGGCCGGCGCGGATGTTGGCCGGAATCATCGATGGGTGGAAGAACCGCGCGCTGACACCGGATAAGATTCCCGTCGCCGATGCCAATGCCTTTGACCGGCGCGGGGCGGAGCTATACGCGCAATATCAAACGCGATTGCGGGAGCTGAACGCGGTCGATTTTGGTGATCTGCTGCTGCATGTAGTGACGATTTTTCAGGCCCATGCAGATATTCTCAAGCGCTATCAGGAATGGTTCCGTTACATCCTCGTGGACGAGTATCAGGATACCAACGTAGCGCAGTATTTGTGGCTGCGCTTGCTGGCGGGTGGTCATAAAAATATCTGCTGCGTGGGCGATGACGATCAGTCGATCTATGGCTGGCGCGGCGCGGAAGTGGGCAACATCCTGAAATTCGAAAAGGATTTCCCCGGTGCAAAGATCATCCGGTTGGAGCAGAACTACCGCTCGACACCGCATATCCTTGGCGCTGCGGGCGGGGTGATTGCCGCCAATAAGGGGCGTTTGGGCAAGGAACTGTGGACCGAGGCCGAGGACGGCGAGAAAGTACGCCTGATCGGCCATTGGGACGGCGAGGAAGAGGCGCGCTGGATCGGCGAAGAGATCGAGGCCATGCAGCGTGGCACGCGCGGGATGGCCCCTGCGAGCCTGAATGCGATGGCGATTTTGGTGCGGGCCTCGCATCAGATGCGGGCGTTTGAGGACCGGTTCCTGACCATTGGATTGCCGTATAAGGTCATTGGCGGGCCGCGCTTCTATGAGCGGATGGAGATCCGCGATGCGATGGCCTATTTCCGGCTGGCGGTGAGCCAAGACGATGATCTGGCTTTTGAGCGGATTGTGAACACGCCGAAGCGGGGGTTGGGCGACAAGGCTGTGCAGACGATCCAGCGCGCGGCGCGAACCAACGGCGTGTCGCTCGTGGAAGGTGCGCGGCTGGCGGCGCAGGGCGAGCTGATCAAGGGCAAGGGCGGCGCGGCGCTGGGCCAGTTGGTCGCTGATCTGGACCGCTGGCACGGGCAGTTGCGGGCCGAGGCGGATACGCATGTCGAGTTGGCCGAGATGATCCTCGACGAATCCGGCTATACGACGATGTGGCAGAACGACAAAACGCCAGAGGCGCCGGGGCGGCTTGAGAACCTTAAGGAACTCGTAAAAGCGCTTGAAAACTTTGATAATTTGCAAGGTTTTCTGGAGCACGTCGCGCTGATCATGGATAATGAGAGCGACGATGCCGACGAGAAGGTCAGCATCATGACCCTGCACGCGGCGAAGGGGCTGGAATTTCCTATCGTCTTCCTCCCCGGTTGGGAGGACGGCTTGTTCCCCAGCCAGCGCAGCATGGATGAAAGCGGGCTGAAGGGCTTGGAGGAAGAGCGGCGGCTGGCCTATGTGGGGATCACGCGGGCCGAGGAGCTGTGCACCATTTCCTTTGCCGCGAACCGGCGGGTTTATGGTCAGTGGCAGAGCCAGTTGCCGAGCCGGTTCATCGACGAATTGCCAGAGGCGCATGTGGATGTGCTGACCCCGCCGGGGCTTTACGGCGGCGGCTATGGTGCTGCGGGCATGAGTGCTGCGGCTTCACCAGCGGCAGAATACGGGCGCTCTACGTTGCAGGACCGCGTCGGGCGGGCGGATGTCTACAACTCGCCCGGATGGCGGCGGCTGCAAGATCGTAGCCAGCAGCGCCCAATGCGCCAGCCCACCGAGCAGCGCGGGATGACGATTGATCTGGAGGCAGTGTCGGCTTTCAGCGAAGGAGATCGCGTGTTCCACCAAAAGTTCGGCTATGGCGATGTGATGGGGATCGAAGGCGACAAACTGGCGATCAGCTTTGACAAGGCCGGCGAAAAGAACGTTGTGGCCCGCTTCGTGGTGCCTGCTGCAGAGGCGGATGACGTGCCGTTCTAG
- a CDS encoding orotate phosphoribosyltransferase — MIPSSFPSKEEIARLTAGMLIEIGAIHFNTRDPFTHASGKKAPTYIDCRKLISFPRIRSTLMDFLAVTIMREGGFEAYDNIAGGETAGIPFAAFVAERLALPMTYVRKKPKGYGRNARIEGAMSEGQRALLVEDLTTDGGSKLSFVDAIRDTGATCDATAVIFFYGIHKGVEDTLAEHGINLMYLCTWWDVLAEAKRRAAFDEETLTEVEAYLNDPNGWSERNA; from the coding sequence ATGATCCCCTCCTCTTTCCCCTCGAAGGAAGAAATCGCTCGCCTCACCGCCGGCATGCTGATCGAGATCGGAGCCATTCATTTTAATACCCGCGATCCCTTCACCCATGCCAGCGGCAAGAAGGCACCAACCTATATCGACTGCCGCAAGCTGATCTCCTTTCCGCGCATCCGCTCGACCTTGATGGATTTCCTCGCGGTAACGATCATGCGTGAAGGCGGGTTCGAGGCCTACGACAACATCGCCGGTGGTGAAACGGCGGGCATCCCGTTCGCCGCTTTCGTGGCTGAACGACTCGCCCTGCCAATGACTTATGTCCGCAAGAAGCCGAAAGGCTACGGTCGCAATGCCCGAATCGAAGGCGCCATGTCCGAAGGCCAGCGCGCGCTTCTCGTCGAAGATCTGACCACCGATGGCGGTTCCAAGCTGTCCTTCGTTGACGCAATCCGCGATACGGGTGCAACCTGCGACGCCACGGCGGTCATCTTCTTCTACGGCATCCACAAAGGCGTCGAAGACACCCTCGCCGAGCATGGCATCAATTTGATGTATCTCTGCACATGGTGGGATGTTCTTGCAGAAGCCAAGCGCCGCGCAGCCTTCGACGAGGAAACCCTCACCGAGGTCGAGGCCTATCTTAACGATCCGAACGGCTGGTCCGAGCGCAACGCCTGA
- a CDS encoding MlaE family ABC transporter permease: MMRALSAIGATVLAALAAIGRIALFTAQTLSHLFRPPFYPREFGVALLQIGYFSLPVVGLTAIFTGGALALQIYAGGARFSAEAVVPQIVAIGMVRELGPVLVGLMIAARVTSSIAAEIATMKVTEQIDALVTLSTHPMKYLTLPRVLAATLAVPVLVGVGDIIGIMGGYLVGTERLGFNAAAYLTNTVDFLQTRDVVSSLVKGAVFGFIAALMGCYFGMNSSRGAMGVGRATKSSVVAAAVLILAANFILTEAFFTL, from the coding sequence ATGATGCGTGCGCTTTCCGCCATCGGCGCAACGGTTCTCGCTGCACTGGCCGCCATTGGGCGTATTGCGCTTTTCACCGCACAAACGCTCTCGCACCTGTTCCGCCCTCCTTTTTATCCGCGCGAATTTGGCGTCGCTCTCCTGCAAATCGGTTACTTCTCCCTCCCCGTGGTTGGCCTCACCGCGATCTTCACCGGCGGCGCCCTCGCCCTGCAAATTTATGCTGGCGGCGCGCGCTTCTCGGCGGAGGCGGTGGTCCCCCAGATTGTCGCTATCGGCATGGTGCGCGAGCTTGGTCCGGTTTTGGTGGGCCTGATGATCGCCGCCCGCGTGACATCTTCCATCGCCGCCGAGATCGCGACGATGAAAGTGACTGAACAGATCGACGCGCTCGTCACCCTTTCTACCCACCCGATGAAATACCTCACCCTGCCGCGCGTTCTGGCAGCAACGCTCGCGGTGCCAGTGCTGGTTGGCGTGGGGGATATCATCGGCATCATGGGTGGCTATCTTGTCGGCACAGAGCGGCTCGGCTTCAACGCAGCCGCCTACCTCACGAACACCGTCGACTTCCTGCAAACCCGCGACGTGGTGTCCTCGCTGGTCAAAGGCGCTGTCTTCGGCTTTATCGCCGCGCTGATGGGCTGCTATTTCGGCATGAACTCCAGCCGTGGCGCGATGGGCGTTGGCCGCGCGACCAAATCCTCGGTCGTTGCCGCCGCCGTGCTGATCCTCGCGGCGAACTTCATACTGACGGAGGCGTTCTTCACATTATGA
- a CDS encoding MDR family MFS transporter: MSHTSEQPSSPDQPHEDVNVRMVIISIGLLLLLGALDQTIVSTALPTITADLGGLEHLSWVVTAYILSSTVVAPLYGKLGDLYGRRNTVFVSVGLFLVGSILCGAATNMTYLILARAIQGFGGGGLFVLALSVVGDVIPAKDRGKVQGVFAAVFSVSSVIGPLMGGWFVDVFSWHWIFFINIPLGLIAVLGFAASFKPTGKRTSHAIDWSGAVTLSVALAALTLVTALGGRSFPWISVEIIGLSALASISALAFIRIERRAAEPILPLNLFRLNVFWVTCVIGFIAGAAMFGAVTFMPLYLQIAQGASPTMSGLLLIPMTVGILLSSIGSGRYMAKTGKYRILPLLGMSALILGMLLLSRLQPDTSLTVFSLSLATVGFGMGFIFPVITTSVQNAVPREQMGTATAAGLMFRQIGGSLAVAVFGAMFSARLAASLGDRIPTGDSGGMEIGPQMLAGLPDMAKAMIGQAVVDALSPIYLLAAALAFCGLLVSFLLQEVKLVNRQVSPQHE; the protein is encoded by the coding sequence ATGTCCCACACCTCAGAACAGCCGTCGTCACCCGACCAACCGCATGAGGACGTCAATGTCCGCATGGTCATCATTTCAATCGGCCTGCTGTTGCTACTCGGCGCGCTCGATCAGACAATCGTTTCGACCGCGCTGCCCACCATTACGGCTGATCTCGGCGGGCTTGAGCATCTGAGCTGGGTCGTCACCGCTTATATCCTCTCCTCCACCGTCGTCGCGCCACTCTATGGCAAGCTGGGCGACCTCTATGGGCGGCGGAACACGGTCTTCGTCTCTGTTGGTTTGTTCTTGGTTGGCTCGATCCTCTGTGGAGCCGCGACCAACATGACCTATCTCATCCTCGCCCGCGCCATACAGGGATTCGGCGGCGGTGGTCTTTTCGTTTTGGCGCTCTCCGTTGTTGGCGACGTCATTCCAGCCAAAGACCGCGGCAAGGTGCAAGGTGTCTTTGCGGCGGTGTTTTCGGTATCATCGGTCATCGGCCCCCTGATGGGCGGCTGGTTCGTCGATGTATTCAGCTGGCACTGGATCTTCTTCATCAACATTCCCCTTGGGTTGATCGCGGTGCTTGGCTTCGCCGCCAGCTTCAAACCGACCGGAAAGCGCACCTCCCATGCGATCGACTGGTCCGGCGCCGTCACGCTGTCTGTTGCCCTCGCCGCACTCACCCTCGTTACAGCCCTCGGCGGCCGCAGCTTCCCGTGGATTTCGGTCGAGATCATCGGCCTATCGGCGCTCGCATCTATCTCCGCGCTCGCCTTCATCCGTATCGAACGCCGCGCCGCAGAACCAATCCTGCCGCTCAACCTCTTCCGGCTCAACGTGTTCTGGGTCACCTGCGTCATCGGCTTCATTGCAGGTGCCGCAATGTTCGGCGCAGTCACCTTTATGCCGCTCTATCTGCAAATCGCCCAAGGCGCCTCGCCTACAATGTCTGGCCTGCTGCTGATACCGATGACCGTGGGCATCCTCCTCTCCTCGATCGGGTCGGGCCGCTATATGGCGAAAACCGGCAAATACCGCATCCTGCCGCTCCTCGGAATGAGCGCGCTGATCCTCGGCATGTTGCTCCTTTCCCGTTTGCAACCAGACACATCCCTCACCGTCTTTAGCCTATCCTTGGCGACGGTCGGCTTTGGCATGGGCTTCATCTTTCCCGTTATCACCACCTCCGTGCAAAACGCCGTCCCGCGCGAGCAGATGGGCACCGCCACCGCCGCCGGCCTGATGTTCCGTCAGATCGGCGGATCGCTTGCCGTGGCAGTCTTCGGCGCGATGTTCTCCGCGCGTCTCGCCGCCTCGCTCGGTGATCGCATTCCAACCGGCGACAGTGGCGGCATGGAGATCGGCCCGCAAATGCTGGCTGGTCTACCGGACATGGCAAAAGCGATGATCGGCCAAGCAGTGGTTGATGCGCTTTCGCCTATCTACCTCCTCGC
- the alr gene encoding alanine racemase, translating to MTAAHLTIHLDAIVDNWSALASRSSGETAAVVKADGYGLDSGRVAAALRRAGARQFFVAVAEEAIKLRSAIGPEPQINVFSGHMAGDAALIQRLNLVPMLNSREQVERHLQALPDHPFGVQLDSGMNRLGMEPAEWHALAPDLLARKPTLVMSHLACADEPDHPMNAQQLQAFRKMVDGIDAPRSLAATGGILLGPDYHFELTRPGIGLYGGFPFTDATPVVRLDIPVIQTRIVEAGETVGYGNSWTATAPTRIATIAAGYADGILRALSSKVTLWHNGTPCPLRGRVSMDLLTVEVPLDGPAPEHLTLLGPDQGVDVLADLADTIGYEILTSLGHRYGRTYIGG from the coding sequence ATGACCGCAGCACATCTCACCATTCATCTCGACGCCATCGTCGATAACTGGAGCGCCCTTGCCTCCCGCTCCAGCGGTGAAACCGCCGCCGTTGTCAAAGCAGACGGGTACGGCCTCGATTCCGGTCGCGTCGCGGCCGCTCTGCGTCGCGCAGGCGCACGTCAGTTTTTCGTCGCCGTAGCGGAAGAAGCGATCAAGCTGCGTTCTGCCATCGGCCCCGAGCCGCAGATCAACGTGTTCTCTGGTCACATGGCGGGCGATGCCGCTTTGATCCAGCGCCTCAACCTTGTTCCGATGTTGAATTCCCGCGAACAGGTCGAGCGACACTTACAAGCGCTGCCTGATCACCCGTTCGGTGTTCAGTTGGACAGCGGCATGAACCGTCTCGGCATGGAGCCCGCCGAATGGCATGCGCTCGCGCCTGATCTCCTTGCCCGCAAGCCTACGCTCGTCATGAGCCATCTCGCCTGCGCCGACGAACCCGACCACCCGATGAATGCCCAACAATTGCAGGCCTTCCGCAAAATGGTCGACGGGATCGACGCGCCCCGCTCACTCGCGGCCACTGGCGGTATTTTGCTCGGACCGGACTATCACTTTGAACTGACCCGCCCCGGCATCGGCCTCTACGGCGGCTTCCCCTTCACCGACGCGACCCCCGTGGTGCGCCTTGATATCCCAGTGATCCAAACTCGTATCGTCGAGGCGGGCGAAACGGTTGGCTACGGCAACAGCTGGACAGCCACCGCACCCACCCGCATCGCCACCATCGCGGCAGGCTACGCCGATGGCATCCTCCGCGCCTTGTCCTCAAAGGTCACACTCTGGCACAACGGCACCCCTTGCCCGCTTCGCGGCCGCGTGTCGATGGATTTGCTGACGGTCGAAGTTCCGCTTGATGGCCCCGCACCAGAACATCTGACCCTCCTCGGGCCGGATCAGGGCGTCGACGTCTTGGCCGATCTCGCGGATACCATCGGTTACGAAATTCTCACCTCGCTGGGCCACCGCTATGGCCGCACCTATATCGGCGGGTGA
- a CDS encoding ABC transporter ATP-binding protein: MIELSNVTRSFGSNHVLRGIDLTVAKGQSLVVIGGSGSGKSVLIKTILGLVEIDSGTITVDGVDVSRAPRDAFLARFGMLFQGGALFDSLPVWQNVAFRLLRGSLKRPRDEAREIAVEKLRRVGLGAEVADRLPAELSGGMQKRVSLARAIAAEPEIIFFDEPTTGLDPIMSGVINDLIREIVTEMGATAITITHDMTSVRAIADTVAMLHAGKIRWHGPVAQMDTSGDPYLDQFINGRAEGPIPSVR; this comes from the coding sequence ATGATCGAACTCTCCAACGTCACCCGCTCTTTTGGCAGCAACCATGTCCTACGCGGCATCGACCTCACCGTGGCAAAGGGCCAAAGCCTCGTCGTCATAGGCGGGTCCGGTTCGGGCAAATCCGTCCTGATCAAAACCATCCTTGGCTTGGTCGAGATCGACAGCGGTACCATCACTGTCGATGGGGTCGATGTCTCCCGCGCCCCGCGCGATGCCTTCCTTGCCCGTTTCGGGATGCTGTTTCAGGGCGGCGCCTTGTTCGATAGCCTTCCCGTCTGGCAGAATGTCGCCTTCCGTCTCCTGCGCGGCAGCCTAAAGCGCCCGCGAGACGAGGCCCGTGAGATCGCCGTCGAGAAGCTCCGCCGTGTTGGCCTTGGGGCCGAAGTGGCTGACCGCCTCCCAGCCGAACTTTCCGGCGGCATGCAGAAGCGCGTCAGCCTTGCCCGCGCCATCGCCGCTGAACCGGAGATCATCTTTTTCGACGAGCCGACCACCGGCCTTGATCCGATCATGTCCGGCGTGATCAATGATCTGATCCGCGAGATCGTCACCGAAATGGGCGCCACGGCAATCACCATCACCCATGATATGACTTCCGTTCGCGCCATCGCAGATACGGTAGCGATGCTCCATGCCGGCAAGATCCGCTGGCATGGCCCTGTCGCCCAGATGGACACCAGCGGCGATCCCTATCTCGATCAGTTCATCAATGGCCGCGCCGAAGGTCCGATCCCCTCCGTCCGCTAG
- the pyrC gene encoding dihydroorotase: MSDKTPITRLTIRRPDDWHLHLRDGEMLESVLPYSAAHFARAIIMPNLVPPVVTAEQAAGYRDRIMAALPDGMRFTPLMTLYMTEDTDPADVARAHAEGIATAVKLYPAGATTNSASGVRDFDKVRAVLEKMAEIGMPLCVHGEVTDHAIDIFDREATFIDRVLKPIRKKVPDLRVIMEHVTTQDAVDFVRDNPKNLAATITTHHLIINRNSILAGGIRPHYYCLPVAKRERHRIALVQAAVSGDPRFFLGTDSAPHTDPAKLQSCGCAGCFTAPNTLSCLAEVFEAAGKLKALESFTSLNGPAYYRLPPNEETITLVKGDPVAYPERIDTGAGPVTVFDPGFPLHWHVEA; this comes from the coding sequence ATGAGCGACAAGACACCTATCACCCGCCTGACCATCCGCCGTCCTGACGACTGGCACCTCCACCTCCGCGACGGCGAAATGCTCGAGAGCGTTTTGCCCTACTCCGCGGCCCATTTCGCCCGCGCGATCATCATGCCGAATCTGGTGCCGCCGGTGGTCACTGCTGAACAAGCCGCAGGCTATCGGGACCGCATCATGGCCGCGCTGCCGGATGGCATGCGTTTCACCCCGCTGATGACGCTCTACATGACCGAGGACACCGATCCAGCCGACGTGGCCCGCGCCCATGCCGAAGGCATCGCCACGGCGGTTAAGCTCTACCCCGCTGGTGCCACGACGAATTCCGCCTCCGGTGTGCGCGATTTTGATAAAGTCCGCGCGGTTTTGGAGAAAATGGCCGAAATCGGTATGCCCCTCTGTGTGCATGGCGAGGTGACAGACCACGCAATCGATATCTTCGATCGCGAAGCCACTTTCATCGACCGCGTCCTCAAACCGATCCGTAAAAAAGTGCCTGACCTGCGCGTGATCATGGAGCATGTCACCACACAAGACGCCGTAGATTTCGTTCGCGACAACCCAAAGAACCTTGCAGCGACGATCACCACCCATCACCTGATCATCAACCGCAACAGCATCCTCGCTGGCGGTATCCGCCCGCATTATTACTGCCTGCCCGTCGCCAAACGCGAGCGCCATCGTATCGCGCTGGTGCAAGCCGCTGTTTCGGGCGATCCGCGCTTCTTCCTCGGGACCGACAGCGCACCGCATACGGATCCGGCCAAGCTCCAGTCCTGCGGTTGCGCAGGCTGCTTCACCGCACCTAACACGCTCTCCTGTCTGGCTGAGGTGTTCGAGGCCGCAGGAAAGCTAAAAGCGCTCGAATCCTTCACCTCGCTCAACGGGCCAGCCTACTACCGCCTGCCGCCCAATGAAGAAACAATCACCCTCGTCAAAGGCGATCCCGTCGCCTATCCCGAACGCATTGATACCGGCGCAGGCCCCGTCACCGTTTTCGACCCCGGCTTCCCGCTGCATTGGCACGTCGAAGCCTGA
- a CDS encoding type I glyceraldehyde-3-phosphate dehydrogenase produces MRIAINGLGRIGRAVLRLLTTTRAGEGLEIVHLNDIARPELCAYLLAHDSVYGPFGGTVAHEDEALIINGHRFPLTSHADPRDIDLSGVDLLIDCTGKATDRAFAERVLQAGAKRVLISGPCGDADLTVVLGANDTALKEQQIVSNASCTTNALAPLLRILDDAFGLETGHMTTIHCYTGSQPTVDAPRGDLVRSRAAGLSMVPTTTSASRLTDIVLPHLAGRVEGRAVRVPTASVSAIDLTAKLYTPVTAAEVNTLFETHQGAVLGLTPLPLVSTDLRMRPESIVMDRNETTVTSGGLLRVFGWYDNEWGFSNRMIDVALRMR; encoded by the coding sequence ATGCGAATTGCGATAAATGGGCTTGGCCGGATCGGCCGCGCCGTTCTCAGATTGCTCACCACCACCCGCGCGGGCGAAGGGCTGGAGATCGTACACCTCAACGATATCGCACGGCCCGAACTATGCGCCTATTTGCTTGCGCATGACAGTGTCTACGGCCCCTTCGGCGGCACCGTCGCACATGAAGATGAAGCCCTCATCATCAACGGCCACCGCTTTCCGCTGACCAGTCACGCAGACCCGCGCGATATCGACCTCTCCGGCGTCGATCTTTTGATCGATTGCACCGGCAAGGCCACAGACCGCGCCTTCGCCGAGCGCGTGCTGCAAGCAGGTGCCAAGCGGGTTCTCATTTCCGGCCCGTGCGGCGACGCTGACCTAACCGTGGTCCTCGGCGCGAATGACACCGCGCTGAAGGAGCAACAGATCGTCTCAAACGCCTCCTGCACCACCAATGCGCTCGCCCCACTGTTGCGCATTCTAGATGATGCTTTCGGCCTCGAAACTGGCCACATGACCACCATCCATTGCTACACTGGCAGCCAACCCACCGTTGACGCCCCGCGCGGCGATCTGGTGCGCTCCCGCGCTGCGGGCCTTTCGATGGTGCCAACCACCACTTCCGCTTCCCGCCTGACCGATATCGTCCTGCCGCATCTGGCAGGTCGGGTCGAAGGCCGCGCCGTCCGCGTACCAACGGCCTCCGTCTCCGCCATCGACCTCACGGCGAAGCTGTACACCCCTGTCACAGCGGCTGAGGTCAACACCCTCTTCGAAACCCATCAAGGCGCTGTCCTTGGCCTGACACCCCTGCCGCTCGTCTCCACCGATCTGCGTATGCGCCCAGAGTCTATCGTCATGGACCGGAACGAAACCACCGTCACCAGCGGCGGTCTGCTGCGGGTATTTGGATGGTACGATAATGAATGGGGCTTCTCGAACCGGATGATCGACGTCGCCCTGCGCATGCGCTAG